The Malus domestica chromosome 10, GDT2T_hap1 genome contains a region encoding:
- the LOC103446827 gene encoding phosphoglycolate phosphatase 2: protein MTGSVASVSVCLILIVVYLQSQTLTLTMNSSLSQSQLLSRQNANQLLDSIEAFLFDCDGVIWKGDKLIDGVPQTLHFLRSKGKKLVFVTNNSTKSRKQYADKFLSLGISVSEDEIFSSSFAAAMYLQLINFPKHKKVYVIGEQGILEELQLAGFTALGGPEDGKKTAQLKSNCLFEHDKSVGAVVVGLDQYINYYKLQYGTLCIRENPGCLFIATNRDAVGHMTDLQEWPGAGCMVAAICGSTQKEPIVVGKPSNFLMEFLLKKFDISCSKMCMVGDRLDTDILFGQNAGCRTLLVLSGVTTQSALEDPSNKTQPEYYTSTLSDILDLMT, encoded by the exons ATGACAGGGTCTGTGGCGTCTGTCTCTGTCTGTCTAATATTAATAGTAGTGTATTTGCAGtcccaaaccctaaccctgaCGATGAACTCCTCCCTGTCCCAGTCTCAGCTGCTTTCTCGTCAGAACGCGAACCAGCTCCTGGATTCTATCGAAGCTTTTCTCTTCGACTGCGATG GTGTCATTTGGAAGGGCGATAAGCTCATCGATGGCGTCCCTCAGACACTCCACTTCCTACGATCAAAG GGGAAGAAGCTGGTGTTCGTTACCAACAATTCGACaaaatcaagaaagcaataCGCGGACAAGTTCCTTTCCCTCGGCATTTCGGTTTCTGAG GATGAGATATTCTCTTCATCCTTTGCCGCTGCTATGTACTTGCAACTCATTAACTTCCCCAAACACAAGAAG GTTTATGTGATAGGGGAACAAGGCATATTGGAAGAGCTGCAGCTTGCTGGATTTACAGCTCTCGGTGGCCCC GAAGATGGGAAAAAAACTGCGCAGCTGAAATCAAATTGTCTCTTTGAACATGATAAGAGT GTTGGAGCAGTTGTGGTTGGACTAGACCAGTATATTAACTATTACAAGCTTCA ATATGGAACCCTCTGCATACGTGAAAATCCAGGATGTCTTTTCATTGCAACCAATAGAGATGCAGTTGGACACATGACTGATTTACAAGAATGGCCtg GTGCGGGGTGTATGGTAGCTGCTATCTGTGGATCCACCCAGAAGGAACCTATTGTAGTTGGAAAGCCATCTAATTTCCTGATGGAATTTTTGTTAAAGAA ATTCGATATTAGTTGCTCCAAAATGTGTATGGTGGGTGACAGATTAGATACTGATATATTGTTTGGCCAGAATGCTGGCTGCAGAACTCTACTCGTTCTTTCGG GTGTGACGACTCAATCTGCTCTTGAAGACCCGTCAAATAAGACTCAACCAGAGTACTATACAAGCACTTTGTCCGACATTTTGGACTTGATGACTTGA
- the LOC103422502 gene encoding serine/threonine-protein kinase D6PKL2 has translation MASKSGTRASSRMQQKAAGGQTVETNDLRQLLPEQLPKSVQNSSKQVAVDASDNKRSTNSNEQGSADSLISKLNSISLSMSSNLEKATREIDSTANETRGSLESSVDQEKKTSEYGSVKDSSVSAKVSDGTSSLAKTSGSAKISDRVDFVESGKSSMCRGSTGSDVSDESTCSSFSSSISKPHKANDLRWEAIQAVRTRDGALGLGHFRLLKRLGCGDIGSVYLSELSGTKCYFAMKVMDKGSLASRKKLLRAQTEREILQSLDHPFLPTLYTHFETDKFSCLVMEFCPGGDLHTLRQRQPGKHFSEQAVKFYVAEVLLSLEYLHMLGIVYRDLKPENVLVREDGHIMLSDFDLSLRCAVSPTLVKTASMEFEPLRKNPVYCVQPACIEPPSCIQPSCVAPTTCFGPRLFSSKSKKDKKSKNEIGNQVRPLPELIAEPTDARSMSFVGTHEYLAPEIIKGEGHGSAVDWWTFGIFLYELLFGKTPFKGSGNRATLFNVVGQPLRFPESPVVSFAARDLIRGLLVKEPQHRLAYKRGATEIKQHPFFEGVNWALIRCATPPDIPKPVEIERIPAPTASSSEKEKAPPTPTIASPVQKGSDNYLEFDFF, from the exons ATGGCCTCAAAATCTGGTACCAGAGCTTCCTCAAGAATGCAACAGAAAGCAGCTGGTGGGCAGACGGTAGAAACTAATGATCTCAGGCAATTGCTCCCGGAGCAATTACCAAAATCTGTACAAAACTCATCAAAGCAGGTTGCAGTAGACGCTTCTGATAATAAAAGGTCAACAAATTCTAATGAACAAGGATCTGCGGATTCCTTGATTAGTAAATTGAATTCGATTTCATTGTCAATGTCATCCAACCTTGAAAAGGCAACAAGGGAAATAGATTCTACTGCAAATGAGACTAGAGGCTCACTTGAAAGTTCTGTTGATCAAGAAAAGAAGACATCAGAGTATGGAAGTGTGAAGGACAGTTCAGTTTCGGCCAAAGTGAGCGATGGAACAAGCAGCCTTGCCAAGACCAGTGGAAGTGCTAAGATTAGTGATCGAGTTGATTTTGTTGAGAGTGGCAAGAGCAGTATGTGTAGAGGAAGCACTGGCAGTGATGTGAGTGATGAGAGCACCTGTAGCAGCTTTAGTAGCAGCATCAGCAAACCTCACAAAGCAAATGACTTGAGATGGGAAGCTATTCAAGCTGTCCGAACTAGAGATGGGGCTCTGGGTCTGGGTCATTTCAGACTGCTGAAGAGGTTAGGCTGTGGGGATATTGGAAGTGTCTATCTGTCAGAGCTGAGTGGAACAAAATGTTATTTTGCAATGAAAGTTATGGACAAAGGGTCTCTAGCAAGTCGTAAAAAGCTTCTTCGGGCTCAGACAGAAAGAGAGATACTGCAATCTCTGGATCACCCCTTCCTTCCAACATTATATACCCACTTTGAGACAGACAAGTTTTCATGCTTGGTAATGGAGTTCTGTCCTGGAGGAGACTTGCACACTCTCAGGCAGAGGCAGCCAGGGAAGCATTTTTCTGAGCAGGCAGTAAA ATTCTATGTTGCTGAGGTCCTGCTATCTCTGGAATACCTCCACATGCTTGGGATTGTCTACCGTGACCTTAAGCCGGAAAATGTGCTAGTGAGGGAAGATGGTCATATAATGCTCTCTGACTTTGATCTTTCCCTCCGTTGTGCTGTTAGTCCAACTCTTGTCAAAACAGCATCAATGGAGTTTGAACCCTTGCGCAAGAACCCTGTGTATTGTGTCCAGCCAGCTTGCATTGAGCCACCTTCCTGTATCCAACCATCCTGTGTAGCTCCTACAACATGCTTTGGACCACGTCTGTTTTCTAGCAAGTCCAAGAAGGACAAAAAATCTAAAAACGAAATAGGAAACCAAGTTAGACCATTACCTGAGCTGATTGCTGAGCCAACTGATGCCAGGTCTATGTCATTTGTTGGAACCCATGAATATTTGGCACCTGAGATCATCAAGGGGGAAGGTCATGGAAGTGCTGTTGATTGGTGGACTTTTGGAATCTTTTTATATGAGCTGTTGTTTGGTAAAACTCCATTTAAAGGTTCCGGGAATCGTGCAACATTGTTCAATGTTGTGGGTCAACCTCTCCGGTTTCCAGAATCACCAGTTGTCAGTTTTGCAGCAAGGGATCTCATAAGGGGATTGCTTGTTAAGGAACCGCAGCACAGATTGGCATATAAACGAGGGGCAACTGAGATTAAGCAACATCCCTTCTTTGAAGGTGTAAATTGGGCATTGATACGTTGTGCTACCCCACCGGATATCCCAAAGCCTGTTGAGATTGAGCGGATACCAGCCC